The genomic DNA CTGATGTAATTTCATTTGCTTATCATGAGACAGAAGACTTTGATATAGGACCTTACGATACATTAGGAGATATAGTAATTTCTATAGAAAGAGTATTTGAACAAGCACAAGAATACAATCACTCTCCAAAAAGAGAATTCTTTTATGTGTTAACACATGGACTTTTACATCTTTTAGGGTATGATCATATAGAAGAAGAAGATAGAGTTGTAATGCGTGCAAAAGAAGAGGAGATATTACAAAGTTTTGGTTATACAAGAGAGATGTGATTTTATGAAGGATAAGATTGAGGGGAATAGATATAAATGGAAACACTTAGGAATAACGGAAAAATTTAATGTGGCTTTTGAAGGTATTTTTGAAACTATCCG from Fusobacterium hominis includes the following:
- the ybeY gene encoding rRNA maturation RNase YbeY — protein: MSIEIDGIDDFLNEEEVKDYIEKVLTKEYESESPVYLSLLLTGNNEIQVINREYRDKDQPTDVISFAYHETEDFDIGPYDTLGDIVISIERVFEQAQEYNHSPKREFFYVLTHGLLHLLGYDHIEEEDRVVMRAKEEEILQSFGYTREM